A single Pangasianodon hypophthalmus isolate fPanHyp1 chromosome 27, fPanHyp1.pri, whole genome shotgun sequence DNA region contains:
- the ccn1l1 gene encoding cellular communication network factor 1, like 1 — translation MLSLRMILRRANLLTLVLMCWCAVKIQGECPRKCSCPSSPPSCLPGISSVLDSCGCCRVCARQFNQDCSTTEPCDHIKGLRCHLGAKGDPQRGLCRAEAQGRPCELDGRVYQHGEDFQPSCEHRCTCMDGVVGCMPLCPHHVTLPDWRCARPRLTTLPGRCCQEWVCDDDNHIAEDDTILDSTSHEHEKHNDLISNELLVMAPTPWDSSAGAPHNEWISSTQSQVPVPPTCFLQTTDWSPCSATCGMGVSSRVTNSNAECRLVKETRLCQIRECGSSLLASPLKKGKKCQRTIRPREPAPLTFAGCTTARRYRLRSCGSCVDGRCCEPTLTRTVRMRFHCPQGQEFSRNVMWIIQCSCTQSCSTRSSTQHPKYISLPNDIHTFKY, via the exons ATGTTGTCTTTGAGAATGATTTTAAGGCGAGCCAACCTTCTCACACTGGTGCTCATGTGCTGGTGTGCTGTAAAG ATCCAGGGTGAGTGTCCACGTAAGTGCTCATGCCCCTCATCTCCACCTTCGTGCCTGCCTGGTATCAGCTCTGTGCTGGACTCCTGCGGCTGCTGCAGAGTATGTGCCAGGCAGTTTAATCAGGACTGCAGTACCACTGAGCCCTGTGACCACATCAAGGGGCTGCGCTGCCATCTAGGGGCCAAAGGAGACCCACAGAGAGGCTTGTGCCGAG CCGAGGCTCAAGGTCGGCCGTGTGAGCTGGATGGCCGAGTCTACCAGCACGGTGAAGACTTTCAGCCTAGCTGTGAGCATCGCTGCACCTGCATGGATGGAGTGGTGGGCTGCATGCCTCTCTGCCCACACCATGTGACTCTCCCTGACTGGCGCTGTGCCCGGCCTCGCCTCACCACGCTGCCTGGACGCTGCTGCCAAGAGTGGGTGTGCGATGATGACAACCACATTGCTGAAGATGACACGATACTTGACAGCACTTCTCATGAACATGAGAAACATAACGACCTCATTAGTAATGAGCTATTAGTAATGGCACCAACACCATGGGACAGCAGTGCAGGAGCACCACATAATG AGTGGATTTCCTCCACGCAATCCCAAGTGCCCGTCCCACCTACATGCTTCCTGCAAACCACTGATTGGTCACCTTGCTCAGCAACCTGTGGAATGGGCGTGTCCAGCAGGGTAACCAATAGCAACGCAGAGTGCCGGCTCGTCAAGGAGACGCGTCTGTGTCAGATTCGAGAGTGTGGCAGTAGTCTATTGGCATCACCACTCAAG AAAGGGAAGAAGTGTCAGAGAACCATAAGGCCACGTGAGCCAGCTCCCCTCACATTTGCTGGATGCACCACTGCGCGCCGCTACCGGCTGCGTTCTTGCGGCTCGTGCGTTGATGGCCGCTGTTGTGAGCCCACGCTCACCCGCACTGTGCGCATGCGCTTCCACTGCCCACAAGGACAAGAATTCAGCCGCAACGTCATGTGGATCATTCAGTGCAGCTGCACTCAGAGCTGCAGCACCCGATCATCAACGCAGCACCCAAAATACATCAGCCTGCCCAatgatatacacacattcaaatactag